One Helianthus annuus cultivar XRQ/B chromosome 12, HanXRQr2.0-SUNRISE, whole genome shotgun sequence genomic region harbors:
- the LOC110896250 gene encoding photosystem II CP43 reaction center protein — MTTILGIHLILLGLGAFLLVFKALYFGGVYDTWAPGGGDVRKITNLTLSPSIIFGYLLKSPFGGEGWIVSVDDLEDIIGGHVWLGSICILGGIWHILTKPFAWARRALVWSGEAYLSYSLAAISVFGFIACCFVWFNNTAYPSEFYGPTGPEASQAQAFTFLVRDQRLGANVGSAQGPTGLGKYLMRSPTGEVIFGGETMRFWDLRAPWLEPLRGPNGLDLSRLKKDIQPWQERRSAEYMTHAPLGSLNSVGGVATEINAVNYVSPRSWLATSHFVLGFFFFVGHLWHAGRARAAAAGFEKGIDRDFEPVLSMTPLN; from the coding sequence ATGACCACAATTTTAGGTATTCATTTAATCTTGTTAGGTCTAGGTGCTTTTCTTCTAGTATTCAAGGCTCTTTATTTTGGGGGCGTATATGATACTTGGGCTCCGGGAGGAGGAGATGTAAGAAAAATCACCAACTTGACGCTTAGCCCAAGTATCATATttggttatttactaaaatcGCCCTTTGGGGGGGAAGGATGGATTGTTAGTGTAGACGATTTGGAAGATATAATAGGAGGCCATGTGTGGTTAGGTTCCATTTGTATACTTGGTGGAATTTGGCATATCTTAACCAAACCCTTCGCATGGGCTCGACGTGCACTTGTATGGTCTGGAGAGGCTTACTTATCTTATAGTTTAGCGGCTATATCTGTCTTTGGTTTCATTGCTTGTTGTTTTGTCTGGTTCAATAATACGGCTTATCCTAGTGAGTTTTATGGACCCACTGGACCAGAAGCTTCTCAAGCTCAAGCATTTACTTTTCTAGTTAGAGACCAACGTCTTGGAGCTAACGTAGGATCCGCTCAAGGGCCTACCGGTTTAGGTAAATATTTAATGCGTTCCCCGACCGGAGAAGTCATTTTTGGAGGAGAAACTATGCGTTTTTGGGATTTGCGCGCTCCTTGGTTAGAACCTCTAAGGGGTCCAAATGGGTTGGACTTGAGTCGGCTGAAAAAAGACATACAACCTTGGCAAGAACGTCGTTCCGCAGAATATATGACTCATGCTCCTTTAGGTTCTTTAAATTCCGTGGGTGGAGTAGCTACCGAGATCAATGCAGTCAATTATGTGTCTCCTAGAAGTTGGTTAGCTACTTCTCATTTTGTTCTAGGATTCTTCTTCTTCGTAGGACATTTGTGGCACGCAGGAAGAGCTCGTGCAGCTGCAGCAGGATTTGAAAAAGGAATTGATCGTGATTTTGAACCTGTTCTTTCCATGACCCCTCTTAATTGA